From the Diceros bicornis minor isolate mBicDic1 chromosome 19, mDicBic1.mat.cur, whole genome shotgun sequence genome, one window contains:
- the BHLHE23 gene encoding class E basic helix-loop-helix protein 23 — protein MSACPPSEPSGLGGAAMAELKSLSGDAYLALSHGYVAAAAGLAYGAARGTEAARGYGAPGPGSDLPEAPAPRAPGAAAESSGEQSGDEDYAFEQRRRRRGPGGAADGRRRPREQRSLRLSINARERRRMHDLNDALDGLRAVIPYAHSPSVRKLSKIATLLLAKNYILMQAQALDEMRRLVAYLNQGPGLATPVAAAPLTPFAQAAVYPFSASAALPCPDKCAAFSGTPSALCKHCNEKP, from the coding sequence ATGAGCGCCTGCCCGCCCAGCGAGCCCTCGGGCCTCGGCGGTGCGGCCATGGCCGAGCTCAAGTCGCTGTCGGGGGACGCGTACCTGGCGCTGAGCCACGGCTACGTGGCGGCGGCCGCAGGCCTCGCCTACGGGGCGGCCCGGGGGACTGAGGCGGCCCGCGGCTACGGCGCGCCGGGCCCGGGCAGCGACCTCCCCGAGGCGCCCGCGCCCCGGGCCCCAGGCGCGGCGGCTGAGAGCAGCGGCGAGCAGAGCGGCGACGAGGACTACGCCTTCGAGCAACGGCGGCGGCGGCGTGGGCCGGGGGGCGCGGCGGACGGGCGGCGGCGGCCCCGGGAGCAGCGCTCGCTGCGGCTGAGCATCAACGCGCGCGAGCGGCGGCGCATGCACGACCTGAACGACGCGCTGGACGGGCTGCGCGCCGTCATCCCCTACGCGCACAGCCCGTCGGTGCGCAAGCTCTCCAAGATCGCCACGCTGCTGCTAGCCAAGAACTACATCCTCATGCAGGCGCAGGCCCTGGACGAGATGCGGCGCCTCGTGGCCTACCTCAATCAGGGCCCGGGCCTGGCCACGCCCGTGGCCGCCGCGCCCTTGACGCCTTTTGCCCAGGCCGCCGTGTACCCCTTCTCTGCGAGTGCCGCGCTGCCCTGCCCAGACAAGTGCGCCGCCTTCTCTGGGACGCCCTCGGCGCTTTGCAAACACTGTAACGAGAAGCCATAA